A region of Toxorhynchites rutilus septentrionalis strain SRP chromosome 1, ASM2978413v1, whole genome shotgun sequence DNA encodes the following proteins:
- the LOC129776885 gene encoding protein FAM32A, protein MSDEYQYASKSKLKLKCDSEIKKKKKKSKDKEKLREKVAKSVEQSSGKDNANSQSNQSQPSAPGRVLTKAEESFKKMQEKMQKKRIMDKASMTHKQRVEQFNQHLDSLTEHFDIPKVSWTK, encoded by the exons ATGTCCGATGAATATCAGTATGCGAGCAAAAGCAAGCTCAAGCTAAAGTGCGACTCAGaaatcaagaagaaaaagaaaaaaagcaagGACAAGGAAAAGCTACGTGAAAAGGTGGCGAAAAGTGTGGAACAGAGCAGCGGGAAAGATAACGCCAACAGCCAATCCAACCAGTCACAACCGAGTGCCCCGGGCCGGGTGCTTACGAAAGCCGAAGAATCGTTCAAGAAGATGCAGGAGAAAATG CAAAAGAAACGCATTATGGACAAGGCCTCGATGACCCACAAACAGCGGGTGGAACAGTTTAACCAACATCTGGACAGCCTAACGGAGCACTTCGACATCCCGAAAGTATCTTGGACAAAATAA